The following are encoded in a window of Acropora muricata isolate sample 2 chromosome 6, ASM3666990v1, whole genome shotgun sequence genomic DNA:
- the LOC136920201 gene encoding uncharacterized protein: protein MSEKFMKRYDERIKAPSFEEIDRKDPVAFKAARDRWNLERLIELEIVKIYRDRVAECHRREEVNARQNCRKVVSDYMKAFNEYKRKAWFCTEEGSWTRWKVEYE, encoded by the exons ATGTCAGAAAAATTCATGAAGAGATATGATGAAAGAATTAAGGCGCCTTCGTTTGAGGAAATTGATCGTAAGGATCCAGTGGCTTTCAAGGCAGCAAGAGATCGCTGGAATCTGGAAAGGCTTATCGAACTGGaaattgtgaaaatttatcgTGATAGAGTGGCAGAATGTCATAGAAGAGAGGAAGTCAATGCTAGACAGAACTGCAGAAAGGTTGTTAGTGACTACATGAAAGCCTTCAATGAGTACAAGAGAAAAG CTTGGTTTTGTACTGAAGAAGGCAGCTGGACCAGATGGAAAGTGGAATATGAATAG
- the LOC136920197 gene encoding large ribosomal subunit protein uL3-like, with protein sequence MSNNKRPPGALLLSLFRSSFIMSHRKFRAPRHGSLGFLPRKRCTHHNGRIRSFPRDDPTLPPHLTAFVGFKAGMTHIVREVDKPGSKIHKKEVVEAVTIIEAPPMMVVGVVGYIETPKGLRSVKTIWAEHISEECKRRFYKNWCKSKKKAFCKSSKKWADDEGKQQIEDDFDMMKKKCKIIRAICHTQQKLVKLGQKKAIIKEIQVNGGKDVAEKVDWIRERLEKPAPVSKVFAKDEMVDVIGVTKGHGFKGVTYRWGTKKLPRKTHKGLRKVACIGAWHPARVSYSVARAGQFGYHHRTEMNKKIYRIGQGIHTKDGKVIKNNASTEYDLTDKSITPMGGFPHYGEVNEDFVMLKGCVVGKVKRVLTLRKTLRIQTSRDAVEVIDLKFIDTSSKFGHGRFQHPAEKRAFMGLLKKERERELTAGAE encoded by the exons ATGTCAAACAATAAACGGCCCCCAGGCGCCCTCCTTCTCTCTCTTTTCCGAAGCTCGTTCATCATG TCTCACAGAAAGTTCCGAGCCCCACGTCACGGCTCATTGGGCTTTCTTCCTCGAAAGAGATGCACGCACCATAATGGAAGAATAAGATCTTTCCCTAGAGATGACCCAACTCTCCCTCCACACTTGACAGCGTTTGTGGGTTTCAAGGCAGGAATGACCCACATTGTACGTGAAGTGGATAAACCAGGATCAA AAATTCACAAGAAGGAAGTGGTTGAAGCTGTAACGATTATTGAAGCTCCTCCTATGATGGTTGTTGGTGTAGTTGGTTATATTGAGACTCCCAAAGGTCTACGTAGTGTAAAGACTATTTGGGCTGAACATATAAGTGAGGAATGCAAGCGCCGCTTTTACAAAAACTG GTGCAAGTCCAAGAAGAAGGCCTTCTGCAAGTCTTCAAAGAAATGGGCAGATGATGAGGGCAAGCAGCAAATAGAAGATGACTTTGACATGATGAAGAAGAAGTGCAAAATTATTCGCGCCATATGCCACACACAG CAAAAGCTGGTTAAACTGGGCCAGAAAAAAGCCATCATAAAGGAGATCCAAGTCAATGGTGGAAAGGATGTAGCTGAGAAAGTTGATTGGATACGGGAGCGCTTGGAAAAACCTGCCCCTGTCAGCAAAGTCTTTGCTAAAGATGAGATGGTCGATGTGATTGGTGTGACCAAGGGTCATGGGTTTAAGGGTGTAACCTATCGCTGGGGGACTAAGAAACTACCACGTAAAACTCACAAGGGTTTGAGAAAGGTGGCATGCATTGGAGCATGGCATCCAGCCCGTGTATCTTATTCTGTTGCCCGTGCTGGTCAATTTGGTTATCATCACCGCACTGAAATGAACAAGAAGATTTACCGCATAGGCCAAGGCATTCATACCAAAGATGGTAAAGTGATCAAGAATAATGCCAGCACAGAGTATGATTTGACTGACAAGTCCATCACTCCCATG GGTGGTTTTCCTCATTATGGTGAAGTGAATGAAGACTTTGTAATGCTTAAAGGATGCGTTGTGGGCAAAGTGAAACGTGTGCTGACTCTTCGTAAG ACTTTGCGTATTCAAACAAGCCGTGATGCAGTGGAGGTAATTGATCTTAAGTTCATTGACACTTCCTCCAAGTTTGGTCATGGTCGCTTCCAGCATCCCGCAGAGAAGAGGGCTTTCATGGGGCTACTTAAGAAGGAACGTGAGAGAGAGCTGACTGCTGGTGCAGAGTAA